The Puntigrus tetrazona isolate hp1 chromosome 3, ASM1883169v1, whole genome shotgun sequence genome contains a region encoding:
- the znf598 gene encoding E3 ubiquitin-protein ligase ZNF598, which translates to MHCAERLRTQERASPGLTARTVVYKPSKSKRIIAKKLQHTQPVPSTSMESTAKRDAESSCVLCCQDIDMFAVGKCDHPVCYRCSTKMRLLCEQKYCAVCREQLDKVVFIKKLEPFAALNIHQYQCEKKYDIYFADGKIYAQFRKILLHECPQCPEPKVFSKFEELEQHMRKQHELFCCKLCAKHLKIFSYERKWYNRKDLARHRTQGDPDDTSHRGHPLCKFCDDRYLDNDELLKHLRRDHYFCHFCDADGAQEYYSDYQYLSEHFRESHYLCEEGRCSTEQFTHAFRTEIDYKAHKAAAHSKNRAEARQNRQIDIQFNYAPRQQRRNDGLTVGGDDYEEVERFNRQGRPARGRAPGGPQNVRSWRYNREEEDREIAAALRASMASRHQEERSHVQERSHVQERSNQKPRKEEKMEPDDMRNKRGTAKQTNEMQARSVKNNASLAGQDFPVLGAAAPPAPIPSKVKQTSVSLKEDDFPCLSGSVVSAPMTPAYTNQPKKNSSFQEEDFPALVSKIKPLKPQSNTTSAWSQAGSKPVAVSNKPVVLPTKTAPTVSSSILSASDPPPSGSVPQPLTASSRRKKKLTSAETHKAPPKVKCPSSSDDEDPQTGKTAQEFRAVPTMLDISTLLTVQGGSSQPNPKTNKKKKQATTSSLDSPSHTPQSVSKMAHKENVPEMKPLDNSLPSKTNSFMNGFTEKSAEALSPTSFPENIPSPLKQPVTEQPPPPKEEEFPALTSRKPPPGFKSSFPLKSTQSVLPPPPPPGLGPAVSKPPPGFTGIPLNSNVVDSSMPAVKRVTPAIGSYLIPDNFQQRNMDLIQSIKNYLQNDETKFNEFKNYSGQFRQGILPAVEYYKSCQELLGENFNRVFNELLVLLPDTRKQQELLTAHGDFKALEKQQQGSKPKKNKKKAWQTGTTSNSLELDCQVCPTCKQVLALKDFNTHKTLHIGDDDFPSLQAISKIIS; encoded by the exons ATGCATTGCGCCGAACGATTACGCACACAGGAGCGCGCTTCTCCCGGCCTCACTGCCCGTACTGTCGTTTACAAGCCGTCCAAATCCAAGCGGATTATAGCGAAAAAACTCCAGCACACACAGCCAGTGCCTTCTACCAGTATGGAGTCGACAGCTAAGAGAGACGCGGAGAGCAGCTGCGTGCTGTGCTGCCAGGACATCGACATGTTCGCGGTGGGGAAGTGCGATCACCCGGTGTGTTACCGCTGCTCCACCAAGATGCGGCTGCTCTGCGAGCAGAAGTACTGCGCCGTCTGCCGGGAGCAGCTTGACAAG GTGGTCTTCATAAAGAAACTTGAACCCTTTGCCGCTCTGAACATTCATCAATACCAGTGTGAGAAGAAATATGACATTTACTTTGCAGATGGAAAGATATATGCACAGTTCAG GAAGATTTTGTTGCATGAATGTCCACAATGCCCAGAACCAAAAGTGTTCTCCAAATTTGAAGAATTGGAGCAGCATATGCGGAAACAACATGAACTCTTCTGCTGCAAGTTGTGTGCAAAGCACCTGAAG ATATTCTCATATGAGCGGAAGTGGTACAATCGAAAAGACCTGGCTCGACATCGAACGCAAGGGGACCCGGATGATACCTCACACCGTGGCCATCCGCTTTGTAAATTCTGTGACGATCGGTACCTGGACAACGATGAGTTACTGAAGCACCTACGGCGCGATCATTACTTCTGCCATTTCTGTGATGCAGATGGTGCTCAGGAGTATTACAG CGACTACCAGTACCTCAGCGAGCACTTCAGAGAGAGCCATTATCTCTGCGAGGAGGGCCGCTGCAGTACAGAACAGTTCACTCACGCTTTCCGCACAGAAATTGACTATAAGGCTCACAAAGCTGCTGCCCATAGCAAAAACCGGGCTGAAGCACGGCAGAATCGCCAAATCGACATTCAGTTCAACTATGCACCCAGACAGCAGCGAAGAAATGACG GTCTGACAGTTGGTGGCGATGACTATGAGGAAGTGGAGCGCTTCAACAGACAGGGAAGACCAGCAAGAGGACGAGCCCCAGGAGGACCGCAGAATGTCAGGAGCTGGAGATATAATCG AGAGGAAGAGGACAGGGAGATCGCCGCTGCTTTGCGTGCTTCGATGGCCAGCCGCCACCAGGAAGAGAGAAGCCATGTGCAGGAGAGAAGTCATGTTCAAGAGAGAAGCAATCAAAAGCCACGCAAAGAAGAAAAGATGGAGCCTGATGACATGAGAAACAAGAGAGGCACCGCCAAGCAGACAAACGAAATGCAAG ctCGATCAGTGAAGAATAATGCCTCTTTGGCTGGTCAGGACTTCCCTGTTTTGGGGGCAGCTGCACCTCCAGCTCCAATTCCAAG CAAGGTCAAACAAACTTCTGTGTCTCTGAAGGAAGATGATTTCCCATGCTTGTCTGGCTCAGTAGTTTCTGCTCCAATGACACCTGCATACACAAATCAACCCAAGAAAAATTCGTCCTTCCAGGAGGAGGACTTCCCTGCACTGGTCTCCAAGATCAAACCACTGAAACCCCAATCAAACACAACATCAGCCTGGTCTCAAGCTGGAAGCAAACCTGTGGCGGTGTCCAATAAACCTGTGGTTCTGCCTACCAAAACGGCCCCTACAGTCTCTTCATCCATACTGTCCGCCAGTGACCCGCCGCCCAGTGGAAGTGTGCCTCAGCCACTTACTGCCTCATCTCGCCGCAAAAAGAAGCTCACCTCTGCCGAAACCCACAAAGCTCCACCTAAAGTCAAATGTCCATCCTCATCGGATGACGAGGACCCCCAAACCGGCAAAACGGCTCAGGAGTTCCGTGCGGTACCAACTATGCTTGATATCTCCACCTTGTTGACGGTACAGGGTGGCTCGTCTCAGCCCAACCCCAAAACCAATAAGAAAAAGAAGCAAGCCACAACTTCATCTCTGGATTCCCCTTCACACACTCCACAGTCCGTGTCCAAAATGGCTCACAAAGAGAACGTTCCTGAGATGAAGCCCCTCGACAACAGTCTCCCCTCTAAAACAAACTCTTTCATGAATGGATTCACAGAGAAATCAGCAGAAGCACTGTCGCCTACATCGTTTCCTGAAAATATTCCTTCTCCTTTAAAGCAGCCGGTAACTGAGCAACCTCCTCCACCCAAAGAAGAAGAGTTTCCAGCACTTACCTCCAGAAAACCTCCACCTG GCTTTAAAAGCTCATTTCCGTTGAAGAGCACTCAGAGTGTGCTGCCGCCGCCGCCTCCTCCTGGCCTCGGGCCTGCTGTCAGCAAACCTCCTCCAGGATTCACCGGCATCCCGCTCAACAGTAATGTGGTGGACTCCTCAATGCCAGCTGTTAAAAG aGTGACACCTGCTATTGGATCCTACCTCATACCTGACAATTTCCAGCAAAGAAACATGGACCTTATTCAGTCTATTAAGAATTATCTTCAAAATGATGAAACCAAGTTCAACGAGTTCAAAAACTATTCAGGCCAATTTAGACAG GGTATACTACCTGCTGTCGAGTACTACAAAAGCTGCCAGGAGCTGCTGGGAGAGAATTTCAACAGGGTCTTCAATGAGCTGCTGGTTCTCCTGCCGGACACTCGCAAGCAACAGGAGCTTCTCACTGCCCACGGAGACTTTAAGGCTCTCGAGAAACAGCAGCAGGGCTCCAagcccaaaaaaaacaaaaagaaagcctGGCAGACAGGCACCACCAGCAACAGCCTGGAGCTGGACTGCCAAGTGTGTCCCACTTGTAAGCAGGTGCTGGCTCTGAAAGACTTCAACACCCATAAAACCCTGCACATCGGCGATGATGACTTCCCCTCTTTACAGGCCATCAGCAAGATCATCAGCTAG
- the flii gene encoding protein flightless-1 homolog: MAATGVLPFIRGVDLSGNDFKGGYFPEHVKSMTSLRWLKLNRTGLCYLPEELSSLQKLEHLSVSHNSLTTLHGELSSLPNLRAVVARANNLKNSGVPDDIFQLDDLSVLDLSYNQLTEIPRDLENSRNMLVLNLSHNSIDNIPNQLFINLTDLLYLDLSDNNLDSLPPQMRRLVHLQTLTLNNNPLMHAQLRQLPAMVALQTLHLRNTQRTQNNMPTSLEGLTNLADVDLSCNDLTRVPECLYSLANLKRLNLSSNQISEMSLCIDQWTKLETLNLSRNQLTSLPSAICKLSKLKKLYVNSNKIDFDGLPSGVGKLSNLVEFMAANNNLELVPEGLCRCGKLKKLVLNKNRLVTLPEAIHFLTDLEVLDVRENPNLVMPPKPVDRTAEWYNIDFSLQNQLRLAGASPATVAAAGGGNSPRDHMARKMRLRKCKYSAQDDQAKQVLKGMSDVAQEKNKSIEENGDLKYSDLKTKRWDKNLEKPQLDYSEFFLEDVGQIPGVAVWQIENFIPIQVDEAFHGKFYEADCYIILKTFLDDNGALNWQIFYWIGQEATLDKKAGSAIHAVNLRNYLGAECRTIREEMGDESEEFTAVFNNEISYIEGGSASGFYTVEDSQYPTRLYRVYGKKNIRLESVPLKASSLDPRFVFLLDTGLEIFVWRGGNATLGGTTKARLFAEKINKNERKGKAEITTLMQNHEPPEVWEILGGQPEEIKKHVPDDFSPVRPKLYKVGLGLGYLELPQINYKLSVEHKDKLKLDVVPEQRLVQGLLDTKGVYILDCWSDVFIWIGRKSPRLVRAAALKLGQEVCSMLHRPKHAVVIRNLEGTECQVFKSKFKNWDDVLKVDYTRNAESVKQTEGLSGKVKKDAEQKDQMKADLTALFLPRQPAMPLTEAEQMIEEWSEDLDGMEGFVLEGKKFARLPEEEFGHFYTQDCYVFLCRYWVPVEYEDDQEKDKEKEGDDEDKQPEEDFQCVVYFWQGREASNMGWLTFTFSLQKKFESLFPGKLEVVRMTQQQENLKFLSHFKRKFIIHKGKRKLKVDSVQPSLYHIRTNGSALCTRTIQIATDSSNLNSEFCFILKVPFESTDNQGIVYTWVGRAADPDEAKLAEDIMNTMFDDTYSKQVINEGEEPENFFWVGIGSQKPYDEDAEYMKYARLFRCSNEKGYFAVSEKCSDFCQDDLADDDIMLLDNGKEVYMWVGTQTSQVEIKLSLKACQVYIQHMRSKDTEHPRKLRLVRKGNEPHCFTRCFHAWSAFKTSPA, encoded by the exons ATGGCCGCGACCGGAGTTCTCCCCTTTATCAGGGGAGTTGACCTAAGCGGGAATGACTTTAAG GGGGGTTATTTTCCTGAGCATGTCAAGTCCATGACCAGCTTGCGATGGCTGAAGCTCAACAGAACTGGGCTTTGCTATCTTCCAGAGGAACTGTCTTCCCTGCAGAAACTG GAACATTTGTCTGTGAGTCACAACAGCCTGACGACGCTGCATGGAGAGTTGTCAAGTCTTCCCAACCTGAGG GCGGTTGTGGCCAGAGCAAACAACCTGAAAAACTCTGGTGTTCCTGATGATATTTTTCAGCTGGATGATCTTTCTGTGCTG GATCTGAGCTACAACCAACTAACAGAAATCCCTCGGGATTTGGAGAACTCCAGAAACATGTTGGTCTTAAACCTCAGTCACAATAG CATTGATAACATACCAAATCAGCTGTTCATTAACCTTACTGATCTGCTGTACCTGGACCTAAGTGACAATAACTTGGACAGTCTGCCTCCTCAGATGAGACGCTTGGTCCATTTGCAGACCCTCACGCTCAATAATAATCCGCTTATGCACGCACAGCTGAG gcagttACCTGCTATGGTGGCGCTTCAAACTCTTCATTTAAGAAACACTCAGCGTACTCAAAATAATATGCCCACAAGTCTGGAGGGCCTCACCAACCTAGCAG ATGTGGACCTGTCCTGTAATGATCTGACTCGGGTTCCAGAATGCTTGTATTCGCTGGCTAATCTCAAACGGCTAAATCTGAGCAGCAATCAGATATCTGAAATGTCACTGTGCATAGATCAGTGGACCAAACTCGAGACGCTCAACCTTTCTAGGAATCAGCTCACATCCCTGCCT TCTGCCATTTGCAAGCTGTCTAAGCTGAAGAAGCTGTATGTGAACTCAAACAAAATTGATTTTGATGGGCTTCCGTCTGGTGTGGGAAAATTGTCCAACCTGGTTGAGTTCATGGCAGCAAATAATAATTTGGAGCTCGTTCCAGAAGGGCTTTGCAG gTGTGGAAAATTGAAAAAGCTGGTTTTGAACAAGAACCGGCTTGTGACGTTACCAGAGGCCATTCATTTCCTCACTGACCTGGAG gttttggaTGTCCGTGAGAATCCAAACCTAGTAATGCCCCCTAAACCAGTGGACAGGACAGCCGAGTGGTACAACATAGACTTCTCATTGCAGAACCAACTACGATTGGCTGGTGCATCTCCAGCCACTGTGGCAGCAGCTGGTGGAG GAAATAGCCCAAGAGACCATATGGCCAGAAAGATGAGGCTAAGAAAATGCAAGTACTCAGCCCAGGATGATCAGGCTAAACAGGTGCTGAAGGGAATGTCAGATGTGGCTCAGGAGAAGAACAAATCCATTGAA GAGAATGGAGACTTGAAATACTCTGATCTGAAAACCAAACGATGGGACAAGAACCTGGAGAAACCGCAGCTGGATTACTCTGAGTTCTTCTTGGAGGATGTGGGCCAGATCCCTGGTGTCGCGGTTTGGCAGATAGAAAACTTTATACCCATCCAGGTGGACGAAGCCTTCCATGGAAAGTTCTATGAGGCAGACTGTTACATTATTCTCAAG ACGTTCTTAGATGACAATGGAGCCCTGAACTGGCAGATCTTTTACTGGATCGGGCAGGAAGCGACCCTTGATAAGAAAGCCGGCTCTGCTATCCACGCTGTCAATCTCCGTAATTATTTGGGTGCTGAGTGCAGGACTATCAGAGAGGAGATGGGAGACGAGAGTGAAGAATTCACTGCA GTGTTCAACAATGAAATTTCTTATATTGAGGGTGGATCTGCCAGTGGATTTTACACAGTAGAGGACTCTCAATACCCAACCAG GTTGTACAGGGTTTATGGGAAAAAGAACATCAGATTAGAATCTGTGCCTCTGAAAGCATCCTCACTCGACCCCCG GTTTGTCTTTTTGTTGGACACCGGTCTTGAGATATTTGTTTGGAGAGGAGGCAATGCAACGCTTGGTGGGACTACAAAAGCAAG GTTATTTGCTGAGAAGATCAACAAAAACGAGAGAAAAGGCAAAGCAGAGATTACAACTTTGATGCAGAATCATGAACCTCCAGAGGTCTGGGAAATTCTTGGGGGACAGCCCGAGGAAATCAAGAAACATGTCCCAGATGACTTTAGTCCTGTTCGACCCAAACTTTATAAG GTTGGTTTGGGCTTGGGATACCTTGAACTTCCTCAGATCAACTACAAACTCTCTGTGGAGCACAAGGACAAGCTCAAGTTAGATGTGGTTCCAGAGCAAAGATTG GTACAAGGCCTTTTGGACACTAAAGGTGTCTACATCTTAGATTGCTGGTCTGATGTCTTTATTTGGATTGGCCGTAAATCCCCACGACTTGTGAGGGCAGCTGCATTGAAACTGGGCCAGGAGGTTTGCAGTATGCTCCATCGGCCAAAACACGCTGTTGTCATCCGTAATCTGGAGGGCACAGAGTGCCAg GTGTTCAAATCCAAGTTCAAGAATTGGGATGACGTGTTGAAGGTGGATTATACCAGGAATGCAGAGAGTGTGAAGCAGACTGAGGGCTTGAGTGGAAAGGTGAAGAAGGATGCAGAGCAGAAGGATCAGATGAAAGCCGACCTAACAGCTCTGTTCCTTCCTAGACAGCCAGCAATGCCTCTCACAGAG GCAGAACAAATGATAGAGGAGTGGAGCGAGGATTTGGATGGCATGGAGGGATTTGTTCTGGAGGGAAAGAAGTTCGCTCGTTTACCAGAGGAGGAGTTTGGCCACTTTTATACTCAGGATTGCTACGTATTCCTCTGCAG gtacTGGGTGCCAGTGGAGTATGAGGATGATCAGGAGAAAGACAAGGAGAAAGAGGGAGACGACGAGGACAAACAGCCTGAAGAAGACTTCCAGTGTGTGGTTTACTTCTGGCAGGGCCGAGAAGCCTCCAACATGGGCTGGCTGACCTTCACCTTCAGCCTGCAAAAGAAGTTTGAGAGCTTGTTCCCAGGCAAACTGGAG GTTGTCAGGATGACCCAGCAGCAGGAGAACCTTAAGTTTTTGTCACATTTCAAAAGGAAATTCATCATCCACAAAGGCAAGAGAAAGCTAAAAGTGGACAGTGTGCAGCCAAGCTTATACCACATCAGAACAAATGGAAGTGCGCTATGCACCAG gacTATCCAAATAGCCACAGATTCCAGTAACCTCAACTCTGAGTTCTGCTTCATACTGAAG GTGCCATTTGAAAGTACAGACAACCAGGGAATAGTGTACACGTGGGTGGGCCGAGCAGCAGACCCGGATGAAGCTAAACTGGCAGAAGACATCATGAACACCATGTTTGATGACACCTACAGCAAGCAG GTGATAAATGAAGGAGAAGAGCCAGAAAATTTCTTCTGGGTTGGCATCGGCTCGCAGAAGCCATACGACGAAGATGCAGAGTACATGAAATACGCCAGACTGTTTAG GTGCTCCAATGAGAAGGGTTACTTCGCGGTATCAGAGAAGTGCTCAGACTTCTGTCAAGATGACCTGGCCGATGACGACATCATGCTTTTAGACAACGGGAAAGAG GTTTACATGTGGGTTGGCACACAGACAAGCCAGGTGGAGATTAAACTGAGCTTGAAGGCTTGTCAG GTCTATATTCAGCACATGAGGTCCAAGGATACAGAGCACCCCAGAAAACTGCGCCTGGTGCGTAAAGGCAACGAGCCTCACTGTTTCACCCGCTGTTTCCACGCATGGAGCGCCTTCAAGACCTCACCTGCATAA